The Alnus glutinosa chromosome 1, dhAlnGlut1.1, whole genome shotgun sequence region TTCGCACGTCGTCGTTCCACTTGTCCACAATTGGGATCCATACTATTTTATACTGATCCTCCTTCCTTAGTGCATCATAAATTGGCTTGAGAATCGAAATCTCATCACTGGAGATGTCCAGGCCGGAAATGAACagtaaaacatttttctttttcagcacATCAATGCTAACCTGCAGTTTGTAAATACAATAAAGAGAGTCAAAGTGACTGTTAATACTTCGATAGACAGATTATTCCTGATCTTTCAATTGCTCAATAGTGTATATGGGTCAAACTATGGTTCTAACTTCTAATCTTCTAATAAGTGTCGTTAATTGTTTGTATTCATGTAATGATTAGAGAGCCAGTATAATGATCAAGGTGCTCCATGATTTGCGCTGAGCAACTCTTCCATGGCCCCTTTTCTTGGCACGTTCACGTAATCATCAATGCTTTTACGTGACCTATGTTCCTCAGGTCCTATGAATTGTACAATAATTTCCCGACATATTGAAGTTTTTTGGACCTCGGTTGTATATCTGTTTTCCAGACAATAATTTTGGTTCTTATCAATTATGGGACTGTTTTAGAAAGGCGATATATCCAATTGAGATAGAGATATGATAGATACATTGTCActtcaaaacacaatttttgaCTATCTTACCTACGTggtaacttttacttttacttttatttattttttaagaaaaaaaccctaaacctagctgggggaccaccttgccacgtGGGCAAGGTGATCAGGAGTGGTGTTTTGGACTGACAATGTGTCATATCTCACCTGAAGAGAATTCTCATCCACTAATTTTGGCTAGTCCGATGATAAAATGAGAGTAAAAGAATTATCCTTTTAATTGAGTAATTTGATCGAAAAAAATATTTGGTAAGCAGTACTGTAAAATCAATAGTCATAGTAATAACCTACACAAGTCTACACAAGTAATTATATGTTAAAGCAAATTGGGACGCTGCCCTTGATGTCCAGAATAGAAAAATGGGAATTGGGTATATTGTTAGAGACTGTACTGGGAGGGTGTTGGCTGCTGCTTGTCATTGTGTGGAGTCTTTAGTCGAACCAGCTATTGCAGAAGCTTTGGCGGCTTTGAGAACTATTGAGTTTTGTAGAAATCGGGGCTTCCTTTATATTGTTTTGGAGGGTGATTCTTCAATAGTAGTAAATGCCATTAACAAAGGAGGTTTGCGATGGAGCATTTATGGGCAGATTTTGGCAGATATTCAGGGGCTTCTTGTTTGTTTTCACAGCTGGAGTATGTGTCATACAAGAAGGGGTGCCAACAATGCAGCACATTTTTTGGCTAAAGAGGGACTTAAATATGCTACAACTCGTAATTGGGTGAAGTGTGTCCCAGATTGTATTGCCCAAGTTGTTTTTACAGTCTACAGAGACCAGTTCTCTGGCCATTTAGAGCTGTTGGGGTTCTAGTTTGTATTCATGATTTATGTGAATGaaatcagtatatatatatatatatatatatatatatatatatatatatatatatatatatatatatatatatatatatatatatatacatatataaaattatcTGTAATAAGAGCATACCGCTTTGTGTGTAGAACCATCAATGAGCGGCTGTATATCATCCTTGGCATAAATCAACGCCTTAAAGACCTCCTTGACTTCAGTAGGGGTTTGCAAGAGTTTCTTGATCGTTCGATGAGACTCCATTGCCTCTGCGTTAGACAAAGATCTTTGTTTAGCATTGTAGTTaaagtttgtaagaaatttatgtctatatatatatatgcgttcTTTTGAATGAAACGGCTAAGCCGCTAACCTATTTGATGTCTACAAAGTTTTATCTGCATCTTTAATATGTTGAGGACGACGTTGAGCTTGTTAGCAAAGGGGGATAGCTCCTGTACATGGTCCCTGAAACAGGGCAAAGAGACAACATCATAGATCAATAGCAAGAAAATTGCCCTTCATCCCGAAAACAAAAGATGGAAAGAAATCTTCCTTTTACTAACCTCTTGCAACATAACAATaagagcattattttcacaaCTGTGTGCATACAAATCTTTCACAAATGTTTATCTTAAGATATCATCATTTTGAAGAATTAAATGCAAATTTCAGGGAAAGCAGATATGAAACTTTGTAAAAGGTTTTTGACTGAAGTTTGTGAAAATATAGCATTGCTCttataataacaaataatgCTATTTGGTAGACTCCTCTACAACTGCGATACAACTAATGCAACGACAATTAAAATTAGCCATTGAATCAGTAtttgtaaaaaaagaagaaaaaaacaaaacataattttCACTACCACAAAATTTCAATTGAATGGAAGTCATACACGAGCCAGTAATAACACATATAACTCTGATATGGTAATTAAGGAAGTGCACTGTAAAATTTTTTTGGCATAGACAGAAACTTACACATTGCTAGTGAGGTCACACATCTTACTGGCGCAAGCAACAATAGTAATGATAGCCCAATAGACATCAACTGGGATACGGTCCATGGCAATAGACAAAGCTGGAACATCCTTTATGTCGTAGATGGATAGCTTCTCCAGCTCAAAGATGCACTCTATCACTTCCAATGTGATCTTGATCAGGTTGTTGAGTTCAGCCAAGGCTTTTCGGTGTTTCTGAAGGCCTGGGCGCCTTGAGAGAAGAGATACCTGTTTTAGGTTCCCCAGTGATTTGGCTAGTTGGTCTGATGGGTAAAGTTGGGCAACAACCCAGAAGTCCCCATAGTCCATGGCAAAAGCAGCGAGTGTGAGCACTGCCTTTGCATCCCACGAGTAGCTCGAGAGTTTGTTAAGTATCGACATTGTTGTCTTGTGTGCAATTTCCTCTCCCGGAGCCTTGCATTGCATCTGGCATTACAAGTTGTTTTGGGTAATTAATTACAGAACCTCAGACTTTGAATTTGCTTTCAAATTATATACTATGAAGTTTCAAATTATGTGGGTATAAATGCCAACCATATTTAGTGGAAGAATCGGATAGAGATTTCCAGCAATCTGGCTCTTAGACTCGTGCAGCAAATGTGAAAGAATTTCTATGGGCCTACCTATCTACCCAGGTCTCTAACAGCCGGTCGCCGGAAATTTTAAATCAATAAAAGTGAAAACTAGTAAAATAGTCATTACCTCGCCGGAAATTTTCTTCAGCGTACACAATGGTGGATTAAAGCTGGCTTTGGGAGTCTTGTCTTCGAGGTTCTCAAGGTGTACTTGGGCACCCTGCAGTAAACCATAAGTAATTTTTGCTtagaaaaacttgaatatatacgtgggaataaaaaattaaaaaaaattctcccatCTATTTCTGATCTCTTCTGCAACAAACGTGTCGACCTTGATTCTCATATCAATAATGCTTATACTACAGTCTACAGAAaacccccgccccccccccccacccaaaaaaaaaacaaaaaaaaaaaaaaacaaaaatctatatcCTCTGTTTTCAACAATCAAATTTACACCGAAAATGATCCACTTTCCTGAAGCTGAAGaagatttttactttttttagtgGAGGAACGGCTACCACTACAGTGTATGCTGTGGAAAAAGAAACTAAaccacaaaagagaaaaaaaatctacttcTTGTAAAGAACAAGTGTGGTGGGTATATATACCAGCGCAACATTGTCGACAATCAGGGTAGAACGCTTGAGGATGTTCTCGGCAAGAATGAAAAGAGAGTCCACATCAAACTTGTCGTCACCATGAACATGGGTTGCATAAATTTGGTTCATGATGTCGTGGTCGGACATGGTTAACACGGTCAGCTCGCGCTTAACAGTGTGGGGTTCTGAGCTTGGCACCACCTTGCTGGCCATAATGTGGAACACAGCGCAAGAAATTCTTAGGTTTGGGGCAGAAGAAGGAAGGCTTCCGTTTGCTTGTGCTCTTGTTGCCCAAAAATTGAGCTATATATAACCATCAAACCCAGAATACGGTGACAAAACAAggaaaattttgggaaaattttCTTAAGATGCGTTAactttacacaatttttgtataactttttacGCAAATACATTTGTGTAGAATCTATACATATGAAATAATTCCCATATGTTATGAATCCATATACCAAATATTAATGTGTACGTATAGTACAATATGCGTACacaaaaatgtgtaaaaaatatCATTTGTCGAGATGCcgataaatattattatatgtttttttcCGTCCACATCAGTAGGTTGTATGCTAGGTCCGGCCAACGAGAGTCACTTATCCACGTGAAATGTATGCAATATTGAGAGTGATCGGATAAGGTGGGATCGGTAAATGACAGAAGGGATTAAGAGCATTTCTAACCGTTTCCCTTTtctttcccttcatttttcctaaatgtaggaaataaaactattttttcttccctatcaaaaaacatcccacagcagcttcccttcatttttcccaatatcattaaaatattattttgttacttttactttaattaaaagtaagaaaagaaagagataaagtaagagagatgttatatttttagaataaacaattgaatgggaagTGAACAGATAATTGTAAGGAAGCTGCTGTGAGAtggtttttttgactttcttaaaattttccctaagATTTAGGGAACAGATCCCTTGTAaggaagctgctagtaatgctTTAAGACCTTTAATCGACCCTCTTccctctttttttaaataaaaaatataattttattaattaaagtagactttttgattgttttttcttttttttttttttttttttgaatggaattgtattttttattgaaaaaagggGGAAGGGGGCCGGTTAAAGGTCCCCCTCTATCATTTCTCAGTGGGATCAATTCCTATGATTCTAAATCAAAATCGTTACTCGTGTTATTAGGgtgtaatttttgacatgactcaCAAACTTGACACGAACACGATAAAAAGTTATAGGATTAAAGTTTAGGCTAAACAAGTTGATGAGTTGACCCGTTTAGTTATACGTTTATAAACGGGTTGCCGAGTCAACTCGCCAAACCGTTCATGACTCGATTAACTAAACTGGCTGACCTGTCAATCCGATGTGTTGACTCGTCAAACCATTTAGTTAATCGTGTCTAGGGGTGTAATTGAGTCGATCTTGAGCGAGTATCAGTTGTGCGAGCTCGACTCGTTTAAGTTAGcatcaagctcgagctcgacacgagcctaAAACTTGTGTTCGAGATTGGCTCGTCAATGTAAAATTCATGATCGAACTCGGGCTTGAGCTCAATCATTTTGGTCGATcacgagctcgagtactcgacTCGAGCTCGCctgaatcaattttttttaaaaattattttagcattaaaaaaaaaacagttttgagTGAAGatagaagagaaagagagactcACGGCTTTCTCGCGAGGCCCAGGTTCAATGTGGTACGCTAAGCACGTGAGAGAGAGCATATCCTCCGTCTTCTGCTTTATTGGAGTAGATCAGAGCACAAATCGGAAGAGAGAAACACATAAGACAtcgcaagaaaagaaaagaacgtCAAAGCTAGGAGAATCGCGTAGAGAAGAGACGTAGTGTGTGTACCTGAAAAATATGAGATTGGAAATGAGAAACGACACCAGCTTTGTTAAGCAAGAACGCCATTTCCAGTGAGTGTCGAGTGAAGTAGAGCAGCTGCTAATGCTTAGGCAGTCCCAAATGCTCTTTGGTTTCTCAATTCTGCTAAGATCGCACGGccaagaaattttgatttttttttttcaaaacagcGTGCGACGTGCACATTGCGTGCTTAGTGAATTGTGGGTGCCTCAGTCAGCGTCTTGTCACTGGCAACTGGCGTGCGTCATTTTCTCAAAAGCCGAAAAACCATGGGTGCACTGGGCGGGAAATTTGGGAAAGTGGGAAAATTCCGTATAATATCAAGGGATTGTTTGTTGCTTTTACATTGGTTTAAGACTCAGTCAAAAGTAAGTCTACCTATCTTGTTTGTTGCTTTTACTTTACATGGGTAAACCTTATTTTACATGGGTAAACCTTATTTACCAAAAGGAAGTGAGCTGTcgcttgagaaaaaaaaaatcaataatattggattaataaatagttaatttaatattaaaaaaaaaaaaaaaacactcatgaCTCATGAAACGATCCATTTCTAACTTTCTACTTTCTTTCttgaaaaattgttttaaaaatatttttataaaaaatgttaatcaTTAATAATAGACTAGTAGTTAATTAAAGATTCAAAactaaagttaaaaataaaaaacccgtTGAAataaacttcaattttttatttttttttaagaaaaaaaaaaaagctttgtttatataattgtatacttaataataattataggaAACTCATAGAAATTTAAGTGAAAtttaatgcaaaatttaaattttcaaaattaatcttaAAATGTTTCATTAAAGGAAATTTTAtttcccttttggttttgtcttgaaattttaaaaattcaagagttaGGGTCTTAAGTAGATCATGCAACTAATAGtctaggagaaaaaaaaaaaaatcttagtttattttgtaaatttggtCAAGTAACTCAAGCTTATTCCCTTCCCCATATAATATTTGTATTTTCAAGATCTTTTATAAGTATAAGAttctaatttaatatttaatcttaatacTTCATGAATTATGATACAACATTTTATAATCTTAATGATTACAtacttaataagttaatatagatataaataCAATGATAGTATCATATAATCtatatattatcatatgattTCAAACAAAAAGTATCATCATTTGATCTTTGATCTTAAATCATGTGAATCATGTgatataacttataagtatatT contains the following coding sequences:
- the LOC133874498 gene encoding protein SIEVE ELEMENT OCCLUSION B-like — translated: MASKVVPSSEPHTVKRELTVLTMSDHDIMNQIYATHVHGDDKFDVDSLFILAENILKRSTLIVDNVALGAQVHLENLEDKTPKASFNPPLCTLKKISGEMQCKAPGEEIAHKTTMSILNKLSSYSWDAKAVLTLAAFAMDYGDFWVVAQLYPSDQLAKSLGNLKQVSLLSRRPGLQKHRKALAELNNLIKITLEVIECIFELEKLSIYDIKDVPALSIAMDRIPVDVYWAIITIVACASKMCDLTSNVDHVQELSPFANKLNVVLNILKMQIKLCRHQIEAMESHRTIKKLLQTPTEVKEVFKALIYAKDDIQPLIDGSTHKAVSIDVLKKKNVLLFISGLDISSDEISILKPIYDALRKEDQYKIVWIPIVDKWNDDVRKKFETLRSKMPWYIVQYFSPIAGIRFIKEEWHFKNKPVIVVMSPQGKVECPNAIHMIQVWGMKAFPFTSTVEEALSNGRDWMGSIVTGINPNVHNWIKGEKFIFFYGGKDNEWVQKFTQRATALANDPVIKEARISVELLCVGKGSKGEDDHGILGHFWNRMDSFFFSKTHRKTEPDAVTQEINKLLSYKNGSGWVVLCKGSKVVDSGHGASILKVLEEYEKWKEQVRVKGFEVSFKHHHDKLLHTGRQCCRVDIPLVAGKIPENMKCPECPRVMETFISFKCCHVDGAINGLH